From one Agrobacterium fabrum str. C58 genomic stretch:
- a CDS encoding YcaO-like family protein → MSATTASGQADASFFDPGLLRRFGITRVGDVTGLDIIGIPVWFAARPNSRGLSVSQGKGLFADQARLSAIMEAIEGAVAEETRRHVTAFGSIEEMRNKGVPLIPFETVGRIDPDALDLRKERAWVKGTSIRQQQEVFAPYELIGMDFRAEFPWDRQAFRMSSQGLAAGFEQDHAVLHALLELIENDASFLVDTFETRAITPQPFLLSAGMDSLLDDLIQHLSNIGLPPSFFDLTNALGVPVVMASLPRSLQAEDGPATRSAAGAACRPNTHAAAMAALLEAIQSRLTDISGARDDLSPLRYQRDLSTSGPTASRAQPLRQMPADLNFPESDLSLPPWRQLAEHLFARGIEDIHVFPLETEVSGLHVVRILASGLAPAGGGLQHISPRTLDHLLNLGGT, encoded by the coding sequence ATGTCAGCGACCACGGCATCAGGGCAAGCAGACGCCTCATTTTTCGATCCCGGACTGCTTCGGCGGTTCGGGATTACACGCGTCGGCGATGTGACCGGCCTCGATATTATCGGTATCCCGGTCTGGTTCGCGGCCCGGCCCAATTCGCGCGGTCTCTCCGTCTCGCAGGGCAAGGGGCTTTTTGCCGACCAGGCCCGGCTATCGGCGATCATGGAAGCGATCGAAGGCGCGGTTGCCGAAGAAACCCGCAGGCATGTCACCGCTTTCGGCTCCATCGAGGAGATGCGGAACAAAGGCGTTCCGCTCATTCCCTTCGAAACCGTTGGCCGGATCGATCCGGACGCTCTCGATCTGCGCAAGGAACGCGCCTGGGTGAAGGGAACCTCCATTCGCCAACAACAGGAGGTCTTTGCCCCTTACGAACTCATCGGCATGGACTTCCGTGCGGAGTTCCCATGGGACCGGCAGGCCTTCCGCATGAGCTCGCAAGGGCTCGCTGCCGGGTTCGAGCAGGATCATGCGGTTCTCCATGCCCTGCTCGAACTCATTGAAAACGACGCCAGCTTTCTCGTCGATACGTTCGAAACGCGCGCCATAACGCCGCAACCGTTTCTCCTTTCGGCAGGAATGGACTCGCTCCTCGATGATCTCATTCAACATCTTTCGAATATCGGCCTGCCGCCCTCCTTCTTCGATCTGACAAATGCGCTTGGCGTGCCGGTGGTGATGGCGAGCCTGCCCCGCTCGCTTCAGGCTGAGGACGGTCCGGCCACCCGCAGCGCCGCGGGTGCGGCCTGCCGCCCGAACACCCACGCCGCCGCCATGGCCGCGCTGCTGGAGGCGATCCAGTCGCGGCTGACCGATATCAGCGGCGCTAGGGACGACCTCTCCCCGCTGCGCTATCAACGCGACCTGTCAACATCGGGCCCCACGGCCTCCCGTGCGCAGCCGTTGCGGCAGATGCCAGCCGATCTCAATTTTCCAGAAAGCGATCTATCTCTGCCGCCATGGCGCCAGCTGGCGGAGCACCTTTTCGCCCGCGGTATCGAGGATATCCATGTCTTTCCGCTGGAAACGGAGGTCTCTGGCCTGCATGTTGTCAGGATTCTGGCCAGCGGCCTCGCCCCGGCCGGCGGCGGCCTGCAACACATCTCGCCACGCACGCTCGATCACCTTTTAAATCTTGGAGGTACCTGA
- a CDS encoding TfuA-like protein gives MQPVVFAGPSIHGIADEHLSGLDRRGPAACGDIFDAVRQGARTIGLIDGLYGDCAAVWHKEILFALSSGIAVFGAASMGALRAAECEAFGMIGIGDIFEAYRDSHRVSDADVAVSHAPGELGYRPLTIALVDAEATLAACGDAITPEEYDALASAARTLHFTRRTWRAVAAEAGLGPPTANLLAANAVSTKRNDAARLLAALKGEPLPSPVPQSWKLQNTLFFQQLAARRVAGEEAS, from the coding sequence ATGCAGCCGGTGGTTTTTGCAGGACCGTCCATCCACGGCATTGCAGATGAACATCTCTCCGGCCTCGATCGTCGCGGACCGGCGGCCTGCGGTGATATTTTCGATGCGGTGCGGCAAGGTGCGCGGACGATCGGGCTGATCGACGGTCTCTACGGCGATTGCGCCGCCGTATGGCACAAGGAAATCCTGTTTGCATTGTCGAGCGGTATCGCGGTTTTCGGCGCCGCCAGCATGGGGGCGCTGAGGGCGGCGGAATGTGAAGCCTTCGGCATGATCGGCATAGGCGATATCTTCGAAGCCTATCGCGACAGCCACCGTGTTTCCGATGCTGACGTGGCGGTGAGCCACGCGCCCGGCGAACTCGGCTATCGCCCGCTGACGATCGCTTTGGTCGATGCCGAGGCCACGCTCGCCGCCTGCGGTGATGCCATCACCCCCGAAGAATACGACGCGCTCGCCTCTGCCGCGCGCACCCTGCATTTTACCCGCAGGACCTGGCGCGCCGTCGCCGCTGAAGCGGGTCTCGGCCCCCCAACGGCAAATCTGCTCGCCGCCAACGCGGTATCCACCAAACGAAACGATGCAGCCAGACTTCTGGCGGCGCTCAAGGGGGAGCCGTTGCCATCCCCGGTGCCGCAATCGTGGAAACTGCAGAACACCCTGTTTTTCCAGCAATTGGCTGCACGGCGGGTAGCGGGAGAAGAAGCGTCTTGA
- a CDS encoding helix-turn-helix domain-containing protein: protein MQAKLPSPIDVHVGTQIRMRRKSLGMSQSALAGRLGITFQQVQKYEKGANRVGASRLQAIASILGVEVSSLFANATPDGGAANPALGTINAMQTFVASNEGFSLNQAFSRIKSVAVRRSIVALVTSLAASETAENAGTPTDKSDD from the coding sequence ATGCAAGCCAAACTACCCAGCCCGATCGATGTCCATGTGGGCACGCAGATCAGAATGCGCCGCAAATCGCTTGGCATGAGCCAGAGTGCGCTGGCCGGGCGATTGGGCATCACTTTCCAGCAGGTCCAGAAGTATGAAAAGGGCGCCAACCGCGTCGGCGCGTCCCGTCTGCAGGCCATTGCGTCGATCCTCGGTGTCGAGGTCAGCTCCCTGTTCGCCAATGCCACGCCCGATGGCGGAGCCGCCAACCCGGCGCTTGGCACGATCAATGCCATGCAGACCTTCGTGGCCTCGAATGAAGGGTTTTCGCTCAATCAGGCCTTTTCGCGCATCAAGAGTGTGGCCGTGCGCAGAAGCATCGTTGCCCTCGTGACATCGCTCGCCGCAAGCGAAACGGCTGAAAATGCCGGCACGCCGACGGACAAAAGCGACGATTGA
- a CDS encoding ATP-binding cassette domain-containing protein has protein sequence MTDQVTPLVEMRNISISFGGIHAVENASVDLFPGEVVALLGHNGAGKSTLIKILSGAYRRDGGEILINGEDADIRNPRDAKKYGIETIYQTLAVADNVDAAANLYLGRELKTKWGTLDDVAMEASAREVMGRLNPNFRRFKEPVKALSGGQRQSVAIARAILFDARILIMDEPTAALGPQETAQVGDLVKELKRQGIGIFLISHDIHDVFDLADRVFVMKNGKVVGHARTEDVTKDEVLGMIILGKVPAGAVAGPGAVVS, from the coding sequence ATGACGGACCAAGTCACGCCCCTCGTGGAAATGCGCAATATTTCCATTTCCTTCGGCGGTATCCATGCGGTGGAAAACGCCTCAGTCGATCTTTTCCCCGGCGAGGTGGTAGCCCTTCTCGGCCATAACGGCGCGGGCAAATCGACGCTCATCAAGATATTGTCCGGCGCATATAGGCGCGATGGGGGCGAAATCCTCATCAATGGCGAGGATGCGGATATCCGCAATCCCCGCGACGCCAAGAAATACGGCATCGAAACCATCTACCAGACGCTGGCGGTGGCCGATAATGTCGATGCGGCGGCCAATCTTTATCTCGGCCGCGAGCTGAAGACGAAATGGGGCACGCTTGACGATGTCGCCATGGAAGCCTCGGCTCGCGAGGTGATGGGACGCCTCAACCCCAATTTCCGGCGATTCAAGGAGCCGGTGAAGGCGCTCTCAGGCGGTCAGCGCCAGTCGGTCGCCATTGCCCGCGCTATTCTGTTCGACGCCCGTATCCTCATCATGGATGAGCCGACGGCAGCGCTCGGGCCGCAGGAAACGGCGCAGGTGGGGGATCTCGTCAAGGAACTGAAACGGCAGGGCATCGGCATCTTCCTCATCAGCCACGATATCCATGACGTCTTCGATCTTGCCGACCGGGTGTTCGTCATGAAAAACGGCAAGGTGGTCGGTCATGCGCGAACCGAAGATGTCACCAAAGACGAGGTTCTCGGTATGATCATTCTGGGCAAGGTACCGGCAGGCGCGGTGGCGGGTCCGGGCGCGGTCGTCTCCTGA
- a CDS encoding sugar ABC transporter permease, with protein sequence MADMTQSNSTTSPKTEKTGSISRFISATELDTRLLGMVGALLLIWIGFHILSGGLFLTPRNLWNLSVQTASVAVMATGMVLVIVTRNIDLSVGSILGFSGMIMGVMQAEILPQILGFEHWATWIVTLLVGILVGGAIGMLQGSIIAFLNVPSFIVTLGGLLVWRGGTWFVTSGRTVAPMDSTFRLMGGGTSGSIGATWSWIAAIVACVAIVAAILNSRHQRRRFGFPLRPVWAEYFLVALGCFVVVGFVAVVNSYPWPINIARNYADANGIAWPDGGLFIPHGIAIPVLMALAVGAVMTFIATRLRFGRYVFAIGGNPEAAELAGIKTRWVTVKIFTLMGVLCAIAAAISTARLNAATNAQGELDELYTIAAAVIGGTSLAGGVGTIAGAMLGALVMQSLQSGMVLVGIDTPFQRIVVGVVLVVAVWLDTIYRARAK encoded by the coding sequence ATGGCCGACATGACACAATCCAATTCCACGACGTCCCCCAAGACGGAAAAGACCGGCTCGATTTCGCGTTTCATCAGTGCCACGGAGCTCGATACGCGGCTGCTTGGCATGGTCGGCGCGCTTCTTCTGATCTGGATCGGTTTCCATATTCTTTCGGGTGGACTGTTCCTGACGCCGAGAAACCTCTGGAACCTCTCCGTCCAGACCGCTTCGGTCGCGGTGATGGCGACGGGCATGGTGCTTGTTATCGTTACCCGCAACATCGATCTGTCGGTCGGGTCGATCCTCGGCTTTTCCGGCATGATCATGGGTGTCATGCAGGCGGAAATCCTGCCGCAAATCCTCGGCTTCGAACATTGGGCGACATGGATCGTCACGCTTCTGGTCGGTATTCTCGTCGGCGGCGCAATCGGCATGCTGCAGGGCTCGATCATCGCCTTCCTCAACGTGCCGTCCTTCATCGTAACACTTGGTGGCCTGCTCGTCTGGCGCGGCGGCACCTGGTTCGTCACCAGCGGCCGCACCGTGGCACCGATGGATTCCACCTTCCGCCTGATGGGCGGCGGCACCAGCGGCTCGATCGGCGCGACATGGAGCTGGATCGCAGCGATCGTCGCCTGCGTCGCTATTGTCGCGGCGATCCTCAATTCCCGTCACCAGCGCCGCCGTTTCGGCTTTCCGCTGCGGCCCGTCTGGGCGGAATATTTCCTGGTGGCGCTTGGCTGCTTCGTCGTCGTCGGTTTCGTGGCTGTCGTCAACAGCTATCCCTGGCCGATCAACATTGCCCGCAACTATGCCGATGCCAATGGCATAGCCTGGCCGGATGGCGGCCTGTTCATTCCGCACGGCATTGCCATTCCTGTGCTGATGGCGCTCGCAGTCGGTGCCGTCATGACCTTCATCGCGACGAGGCTGCGCTTCGGACGTTATGTTTTCGCCATCGGCGGCAACCCGGAAGCGGCGGAACTGGCCGGCATCAAGACCCGCTGGGTCACGGTGAAGATATTCACGCTGATGGGCGTTCTGTGCGCCATCGCCGCGGCAATTTCCACTGCCCGCCTCAACGCTGCCACCAATGCCCAGGGTGAACTCGACGAACTTTATACGATCGCGGCCGCGGTCATCGGCGGCACCTCGCTTGCCGGCGGCGTCGGCACCATAGCGGGCGCGATGCTCGGCGCGCTCGTCATGCAATCGCTGCAATCCGGCATGGTGCTGGTGGGCATCGATACGCCCTTCCAGCGCATCGTCGTCGGTGTGGTCCTGGTCGTCGCCGTCTGGCTCGACACCATCTACCGCGCCCGCGCCAAGTAA
- the xylF gene encoding D-xylose ABC transporter substrate-binding protein produces MNSFAKLLAGTAVLVSLHTAAIAADLVVGVSWSNFQEERWKTDEAAIKAALDKAGAKYISADAQSSAAKQLTDVESLISQGANALIILAQDSDAIGPAVEKAVAEGIPVVGYDRLIENKNAFYITFDNKEVGRLQAAEVFKVKPEGNYVFIKGSSSDPNADFLFAGQQEVLKAAMSSGKIKNVGEAYTDGWKPENAQKNMEQFLTKNNNKVDAVVASNDGTAGGAIAALAAQGMAGSVPVSGQDADFAALNRVALGTQTVSVWKDSRELGKEAAGIALALAGGKKMTEIKGVTAFDGGPKKVTMQSVFLKPIAITKDNLGTVIDAGWIKKETACQGVKAGSVKACN; encoded by the coding sequence ATGAATTCATTTGCCAAGCTTTTGGCGGGTACGGCTGTACTCGTTTCCCTGCACACCGCTGCCATCGCGGCTGATCTCGTCGTTGGCGTTTCCTGGTCAAATTTCCAGGAAGAACGCTGGAAGACGGATGAGGCGGCCATCAAGGCAGCGCTCGACAAGGCCGGTGCGAAGTATATTTCTGCCGATGCGCAGTCGTCCGCCGCAAAGCAGCTGACCGACGTGGAATCACTGATTTCCCAGGGCGCCAACGCGCTGATCATCCTGGCGCAGGACAGCGATGCGATTGGCCCGGCCGTTGAAAAGGCCGTTGCCGAGGGTATTCCGGTTGTCGGTTATGACCGCCTGATCGAAAACAAGAACGCCTTCTACATCACCTTCGACAACAAGGAAGTCGGTCGCCTGCAGGCCGCCGAAGTCTTCAAGGTCAAGCCGGAAGGCAATTACGTCTTCATCAAGGGTTCGTCTTCCGATCCGAATGCGGACTTTCTTTTTGCCGGCCAGCAGGAAGTGCTGAAGGCCGCCATGTCGTCGGGCAAGATCAAGAATGTCGGCGAAGCCTATACCGATGGCTGGAAGCCGGAAAATGCCCAGAAGAACATGGAGCAGTTCCTGACCAAGAACAACAACAAGGTCGATGCGGTCGTCGCCTCGAACGATGGCACGGCCGGTGGTGCAATCGCCGCTCTCGCCGCGCAGGGCATGGCGGGTTCGGTTCCGGTCTCCGGTCAGGACGCTGACTTCGCCGCGCTCAATCGCGTTGCGCTCGGCACGCAGACGGTATCCGTCTGGAAGGACAGCCGCGAACTCGGCAAGGAAGCGGCCGGCATCGCGCTTGCATTGGCCGGCGGCAAGAAGATGACCGAGATCAAGGGCGTCACCGCCTTTGATGGCGGGCCGAAGAAGGTCACGATGCAGTCGGTCTTCCTCAAGCCGATCGCCATCACCAAGGACAATCTCGGCACTGTCATCGACGCCGGCTGGATCAAGAAGGAAACGGCCTGCCAGGGTGTGAAGGCCGGATCAGTCAAGGCCTGCAACTGA
- a CDS encoding ROK family transcriptional regulator — protein MSAIASTELVRQKNSLSVMAALRLYGSLSHTDMSSFTGLASATVSVITTDLERTGLILRKEQIAAAGRGRPRILFAPNGAFCHVAIIIISSDSVQYSLVDYAGKLVDRFTEQRITAEKGSFGGSILSGLARLADRSRIDRHDILQVSISSKGLVDAAAAVLVWSPVLGTEKIDFQQLISQGGRIRVTLNNETLLAAKAIWMREQAKDGPKPEALVTLSLGHSIGLGIARSGAGTIEVSAPNFGHMLHLADGALCRCGTRGCIEAYSGFYAILRSAFEAPPQAEPAKFVPVAEVDKIAASARAGARMARFAFRTAGLALGNGLSRLFSLHGHMPVFITGPGTRYFDLLESGLRDGLAQSQAVRFGGMPKITIAANEPELVFEGHMEHALSAADDYILSAEGAQKPVRNSGA, from the coding sequence ATGTCCGCCATTGCAAGCACGGAACTGGTGCGCCAGAAAAACAGCCTGTCGGTGATGGCAGCATTGCGCCTTTATGGCAGCCTGTCCCACACGGACATGTCGTCCTTCACCGGTCTCGCCTCTGCCACCGTCTCCGTCATCACCACCGATCTGGAACGGACTGGCCTCATCCTGCGTAAGGAACAGATCGCCGCTGCCGGCCGCGGACGGCCGCGCATCCTCTTTGCACCTAACGGCGCCTTCTGCCACGTCGCGATCATCATCATCTCGTCCGACAGCGTGCAATATTCACTGGTCGATTATGCCGGCAAGCTGGTGGACCGTTTCACCGAGCAGAGGATTACGGCTGAAAAAGGCTCGTTCGGCGGCTCGATCCTCTCAGGCCTCGCAAGGCTTGCAGACCGCTCGCGTATCGACCGGCACGATATTCTTCAGGTGTCGATCAGCAGCAAGGGGCTTGTGGACGCGGCAGCGGCGGTGCTCGTCTGGTCTCCGGTGCTCGGCACCGAAAAGATAGATTTCCAGCAATTGATTTCGCAGGGCGGTCGCATCCGCGTGACGCTGAACAACGAAACGCTGCTGGCCGCAAAAGCCATCTGGATGCGAGAGCAGGCAAAAGACGGCCCAAAACCGGAAGCCCTCGTCACCCTGTCGCTCGGCCACAGCATCGGTCTCGGCATTGCCCGCTCCGGAGCCGGCACAATCGAGGTCAGCGCCCCCAATTTCGGCCATATGCTGCACCTCGCCGATGGCGCTTTGTGCCGTTGCGGCACCAGAGGCTGTATCGAGGCCTATTCGGGCTTCTACGCCATCCTACGCTCGGCTTTTGAAGCACCGCCGCAGGCGGAGCCGGCAAAATTCGTACCTGTCGCAGAGGTGGACAAGATCGCCGCTTCAGCCCGCGCCGGCGCGCGCATGGCCCGCTTCGCCTTCCGCACCGCCGGCCTTGCGCTCGGCAACGGCCTTTCGCGCCTGTTCAGCCTGCATGGCCATATGCCGGTCTTCATCACCGGACCCGGCACACGTTATTTCGATCTTCTGGAAAGCGGCCTGCGCGACGGGCTTGCCCAATCGCAGGCCGTCCGTTTCGGCGGCATGCCCAAAATCACCATCGCCGCCAATGAGCCGGAACTGGTGTTCGAGGGCCATATGGAACACGCGCTTTCCGCCGCTGATGACTATATTCTGAGCGCCGAGGGCGCTCAGAAGCCCGTGCGGAATTCGGGAGCCTGA